In one window of Arctopsyche grandis isolate Sample6627 chromosome 6, ASM5162203v2, whole genome shotgun sequence DNA:
- the LOC143912852 gene encoding uncharacterized protein LOC143912852, protein MFMCHVDVYPFLTMPRRGVLANAGVESISKDEKRPVKKENKSSNSMSLVLTELVDSKLAPIRKSLNISDAKIREVYIIPKLDVNKNPEDLAIDGGSKLSVMKSEKMSSNAKIVGNTYTVISKRAKPRLEFGNPFAAQLKPLRRPMIETPPPVVLQPNQKEAMVSATKITDANTNYNRLQFYKNKSDLSYVCEKTYPKTKPILQQLVALYAYTKYIKGDPHQISLDPKPKKRNDRRDLLTTSKDVPPTVKCSAMAKVLATSFSYGIPSPTVRFHLYEPNSSLKAFKFDSPYPY, encoded by the exons ATGTTTATGTGTCACGTTGACGTTTATCCGTTCCTAACCATGCCTCGTCGAGGCGTTTTAGCTAATG ctGGTGTTGAGTCGATCTCTAAGGATGAAAAGAGACCAGTTAAAAAAGAGAATAAAAGTTCAAATTCGATGTCGTTGGTGCTCACAGAACTAGTTGATTCGAAATTAGCCCCTATTAGAAAATCTCTAAACATATCTGATGCTAAAATAAGGGAAGTTTACATCATTCCCAAATTGGATGTGAATAAAAACCCAGAAGACCTAGCAATCGATGGAGGTTCCAAATTATCAGTGATGAAGAGCGAGAAGATGTCATCAAATGCGAAAATAGTAGGTAACACATACACCGTCATATCGAAGAGAGCCAAACCGAGACTGGAATTCGGTAATCCGTTCGCCGCTCAACTTAAACCTCTGAGGAGACCGATGATTGAAACTCCCCCTCCGGTAGTACTCCAACCGAATCAAAAAGAAGCCATGGTCAGTGCTACAAAGATTACTGACGCCAACACCAACTACAACAGACTGCAGTTTTATAAGAACAAGAGCGATTTGTCGTACGTGTGCGAAAAGACCTATCCGAAAACCAAGCCGATTCTGCAACAGCTGGTGGCACTGTACGCATACACCAAATACATCAAAGGTGATCCGCATCAGATCTCGTTAGACCCAAAGCCAAAGAAGCGAAACGACCGACGCGATCTACTAACAACATCCAAAGATGTTCCCCCAACCGTAAAGTGCTCAGCTATGGCTAAAGTCTTAGCAACGTCTTTTTCATACGGAATTCCATCGCCCACAGTTAGGTTTCATTTATATGAACCGAACAGTTCTTTGAAGGCGTTCAAATTTGACTCTCCGTATCCTTATTAG
- the LOC143912685 gene encoding odorant receptor 67c-like → MRISRLLSQFWTQDGNLWYSIDESLKVDIFIYSTKDSYPPSLLYTLSKYIYVHMISVVPMNVCIEYLLFLTASVIVPETIYVWSKSGGFIDKTRTMGPILGIGTFTMKYMILSTKRVEFKQLIDKLQEALVRCNKCHVKSSKYVCEHDALEQLKICIKQHNVVIKYVGDFEKLFSWQLFVDFNLSAAKICLFLFQAIDNISETNQLIAFIGFAVGSWLQLFMISRFGQQIITESSDIADAAFGCAWFMYGKEFRKLVILIIQRAQKPLGLTAGKFFYISMESFSKISSATTSYFMLLRAVREN, encoded by the exons atgagaATA tctcGGTTATTATCGCAATTTTGGACCCAAGATGGTAACTTGTGGTATTCCATTGATGAGTCACTGAAAGTCGATATTTTTATCTATAGCACTAAAGATTCATATCCACCTTCTCTACTTTACAcattatctaaatatatatacgtacatatgatatCAGTTGTTccgatgaatgtatgtatagaatATTTGCTATTTT TGACGGCTTCCGTCATTGTACCGGAGACTATCTACGTGTGGAGTAAATCCGGTGGATTCATAGACAAAACTCGAACTATGGGTCCGATCTTGGGCATCGGTACTTTCACTATGAAGTATATGATCTTGTCTACGAAGAGAGTTGAATTTAAACAGTTGATAGACAAACTTCAGGAAGCTT TGGTGCGTTGCAATAAATGTCACGTGAAATCTTCGAAGTATGTCTGCGAACATGATGCGTTGGAGCAGTTGAAAATTTGCATCAAACAACACAACGTGGTGATCAAATACGTCGGTGactttgaaaaattgtttagtTGGCAACTGTTTGTCGATTTCAATTTGAGTGCTGCTAAAATTTGCCTATTTCTCTTTCAAGCTATCGAC AACATATCTGAGACAAATCAACTAATAGCTTTCATCGGATTCGCCGTCGGGTCGTGGCTTCAGCTGTTCATGATTTCTAGATTCGGCCAGCAAATAATAACTgag TCTTCGGACATTGCCGATGCTGCGTTTGGATGCGCTTGGTTCATGTACGGCAAGGAGTTTCGCAAACTGGTGATTTTGATCATACAACGGGCCCAAAAACCTCTCGGATTGACGGCTGGAAAGTTCTTTTACATATCCATGGAGAGCTTTTCTAAG ATCAGCAGTGCTACAACTTCTTATTTTATGTTACTTAGAGCTGTGcgtgaaaattaa
- the LOC143913643 gene encoding uncharacterized protein LOC143913643 codes for MDDQYEQDGDDGRFPDGEELVPYVTGSAICTRAVEGRRVRLWARKSPAASSGDKITLVACDEVEISVQLKTRPPATEPTQWMEAIGVVRNGQLLADELIVFPVDACSNVDATGHKVLTKLLNTVEEPWNLGEDQFTNGHS; via the coding sequence ATGGACGACCAGTACGAGCAGGACGGAGACGACGGGCGCTTCCCGGACGGCGAGGAGTTGGTGCCGTACGTGACCGGAAGTGCGATCTGCACGAGGGCCGTGGAAGGCCGCCGCGTGCGCCTCTGGGCTCGCAAATCGCCGGCCGCCTCCTCCGGAGACAAGATCACGCTGGTGGCCTGCGACGAGGTCGAGATCTCCGTGCAGCTGAAGACTCGTCCACCAGCCACGGAACCCACGCAGTGGATGGAAGCCATCGGAGTCGTGCGCAACGGCCAGCTGCTGGCTGACGAGCTCATCGTCTTCCCCGTGGACGCCTGCTCGAACGTGGACGCGACCGGGCACAAGGTCCTCACCAAGCTTTTGAACACCGTCGAAGAACCGTGGAACCTCGGAGAAGATCAATTTACCAACGGCCATTCATAA